A genome region from Manihot esculenta cultivar AM560-2 chromosome 5, M.esculenta_v8, whole genome shotgun sequence includes the following:
- the LOC110614676 gene encoding subtilisin-like protease SBT4.14, with product MWREKSIASLSLILILTFTGLVAAAEDKKDFYIVFLGDNPLDTVSALQTHIDILSSVKKSHRDAKESIVYSYTKSFNAFAAKLSKAEATKLSQLDQVISMFPNRYHKLHTTRSWDFIGFPNTTQRNLNVEGNMIVGLLDTGITPESESFKDDGFGPPPEKWKGTCDHFANFSGCNKKLIGARYFKLDGNPVLPGDVLSPIDVIGHGTHTSSTVVGNQVPDASLFGLARGDARGAVPAARVAMYKVCWIGSGCADMDILAAVEAAIADGVDIISASLGEITVDYLTDALSIGAFHAMRKGIITVAAAGNNGPNLGTVANHAPWLLTVAASGIDREFRDNVEFGNGKNISGLGINTFEPEQKLYPIVSGADVANNSESQDSARFCTGGMDPNKVKGKLVYCEEQVGGCDSVVKGLGGLGVIIQSVRYPDMAQVFIMPGTMVNFAVGEAIKDYIHSTSSASAVIHKSQEIKVPAPSIASFSSRGPHPQSAHILKPDIAAPGIDILASFTPLRSLTGQTGDTRYSKFTLMSGTSMACPHVAGVAAYVKSFHPSWTPAAIKSAILTTATPMSAGVNSEAEFGYGAGQVNPTGARSPGLVYDMDEMSYIQFLCHEGYPGSKLVGLIGSEVNCSSLLRGLGYDALNYPTMQLSLNNDSQPTIGVFLRTVTNVGPSPSIYNATITAPDGVEITVTPTSLSFSSALQKMSFKVVIKGTPTTIGLIASCSLVWQSDSHTVRSPIVVFRPQA from the exons ATGTGGAGAGAGAAATCTAttgcttctctctctctcatcttGATATTGACCTTTACAGGGCTTGTTGCTGCAGCTGAAGACAAAAAG GACTTCTATATTGTTTTTCTTGGAGATAATCCATTGGACACCGTCTCTGCACTACAAACACATATAGATATTCTCTCGTCCGTGAAGAAAAG CCATCGTGATGCGAAGGAGTCTATCGTCTACAGCTATACAAAGAGCTTCAATGCATTTGCAGCGAAGCTGTCTAAAGCTGAAGCCACTAAGCTATCAC AATTGGACCAAGTTATTTCGATGTTCCCAAATCGATATCACAAACTCCATACCACCAGATCATGGGATTTTATTGGATTTCCTAACACAACACAAAGAAATTTGAACGTGGAGGGAAACATGATTGTGGGTCTACTGGATACAG GGATCACTCCAGAATCTGAGAGCTTCAAGGATGATGGCTTTGGTCCTCCACCCGAGAAATGGAAAGGAACTTGTGACCACTTTGCTAATTTCTCAGGATGCAACAA GAAACTTATAGGAGCTCGATACTTCAAGCTCGATGGCAACCCAGTACTCCCCGGCGATGTCTTATCACCCATCGATGTGATTGGACATGGGACTCACACATCATCAACTGTAGTAGGCAACCAAGTTCCTGATGCGAGCCTTTTTGGTCTTGCAAGAGGTGATGCTCGTGGCGCAGTGCCAGCTGCCAGAGTGGCCATGTATAAAGTATGTTGGATCGGATCAGGTTGTGCGGACATGGACATACTTGCAGCAGTTGAAGCTGCCATAGCTGATGGTGTTGATATTATCTCAGCATCATTAGGTGAAATTACTGTTGATTATTTAACGGATGCACTGTCAATAGGTGCATTTCATGCCATGAGGAAGGGTATTATTACAGTGGCCGCCGCTGGGAATAATGGACCAAATCTTGGCACTGTGGCGAACCATGCACCTTGGCTATTGACCGTGGCAGCTAGCGGCATTGATAGGGAATTTAGGGACAATGTTGAGTTTGGTAATGGGAAGAATATCTCG GGGCTTGGGATAAACACATTTGAACCTGAGCAGAAACTATACCCTATTGTTAGTGGAGCTGATGTAGCTAACAACTCTGAGAGCCAAGACAGCGCAAG GTTTTGTACGGGCGGAATGGACCCTAACAAGGTGAAGGGAAAGCTTGTTTACTGCGAGGAACAAGTTGGAGGTTGTGATTCTGTTGTTAAAGGACTTGGAGGGCTAGGCGTTATTATTCAAAGTGTGCGATATCCTGACATGGCCCAGGTTTTCATAATGCCAGGAACAATGGTCAATTTCGCTGTTGGTGAGGCCATCAAGGACTATATACATTCCACCAG TTCAGCATCAGCAGTTATACATAAATCCCAGGAAATAAAAGTCCCTGCGCCATCTATTGCTTCATTTTCATCTCGAGGACCGCATCCACAATCAGCACACATCCTCAAG CCTGACATTGCAGCACCAGGCATTGACATTTTGGCATCTTTCACTCCCCTGAGATCACTCACAGGGCAAACAGGGGACACTCGGTATTCAAAATTCACACTCATGTCTGGGACTTCTATGGCTTGTCCCCATGTTGCTGGTGTAGCTGCTTATGTAAAGTCATTCCACCCAAGTTGGACACCGGCTGCAATCAAATCTGCCATTCTCACCACAG CTACACCTATGAGTGCGGGAGTTAACAGCGAAGCAGAATTTGGCTATGGTGCTGGTCAAGTAAATCCAACTGGAGCTAGAAGCCCTGGCTTAGTCTATGACATGGACGAAATGTCTTATATTCAGTTCCTATGTCACGAAGGCTACCCTGGATCAAAATTGGTTGGGTTGATTGGCTCAGAAGTAAATTGCTCCTCATTGCTTCGTGGACTTGGCTATGACGCTCTTAATTATCCCACCATGCAACTTAGTCTCAATAACGACAGCCAGCCAACCATCGGAGTTTTTCTACGGACAGTAACCAATGTGGGTCCTTCTCCTTCCATCTACAATGCCACTATTACGGCTCCTGATGGGGTGGAAATCACAGTAACACCCACGAGTCTCTCCTTCTCTTCTGCCTTGCAAAAGATGAGTTTCAAGGTCGTGATTAAGGGAACACCTACGACAATCGGACTAATAGCGTCTTGTTCACTTGTATGGCAAAGCGATAGTCACACTGTAAGAAGCCCGATTGTCGTGTTCAGGCCGCAGgcctaa